GGCCACTGGCTCCCTCGGGCAGGGACTTCCCATAGGCGTGGGCCTGGGAATGACCATCAGCGCGCTGGACAACCTCGACAACCGGGTGTGGGTGTTGTGCGGCGACAGCGAGATGGCCGAAGGCTCGATCTGGGAAGCGTTCGAACACGCCGCCCACTACCGGCTGGACAACGTGACCGCGCTCATCGACGTCAACCGCCTCGGGCAGACCGGGGAAACCATGCACGGTTGGGAGCTGAGCGCCTACTCGGCCAGGGCGCGCGCCATCGGTTGGCACGCCATCGAGGTGGACGGGCACGATCCCTCCGCGATCGAGGAGGCGTTCAACGAGGCCGAGTCCACCACGGGGCGTCCGACGGCCATCGTGGCCCGCACGCTCAAGGGCAAGGGCGTGAGCGAGGTCGAGGACCGCACCGGTAAGCACGGCAAGCCACTCGAGGACTCGGAGGCGGCCATCTCCGAGCTCGGCGGGTACCGCGACCTCGACGTCAAGGTCTCCGCTCCCGAGGGCGGCAAGCGGCCGCGGCGCTTCGACAGCGCAGCGGCCGAGCTCCCGAGCTACGAGCTCGGCTCCTCCGTGGCCACCCGCAAGGCCTACGGTCAAGGCCTGCGCGCTCTGGGCACCCGGCGCGGTGACGTGGTCGCCATGGACGGCGAGGTGTCCAACTCCACCCACTCGGAGCAGTTCCGCGAGGGCCACCCCGAGCGCTACTTCGAGATGTACATCGCCGAGCAGCAGATGCTGGCGACCGCGGTGGGGATGCAGGTGCGGGGCTGGACGCCGTTCTCCTCCACCTTCGCCGCGTTCCTGACCCGCGCCTACGACTTCATCAGGATGGCGGCCGTCAGCCGGGCCGACCTGTGCCTGATGGGCTCGCACGCCGGGGTCGCGATCGGCGAGGACGGCCCCTCCCAGATGGCGCTGGAGGACCTGGCCGCCATGCGCGCGGTGCACGGCAGCACCGTGCTGTACCCGTGCGACGGGAACCAGGCGGCTCAACTGCTGGAGCCGATGGCCGACCGGAGCGGGATCTGCTACATGCGCACCAGTCGCGGTGCCTCCCCCGTGATCTACGGACCCGAGGAGCAGTTCCCCGTCGGGGGGTCCAAGACGGTCCGCGACGGGGACCACGTGACGCTCGTCGGCGCGGGCGTGACCCTCCACGAGGCGCTGGCCGCCGCCGACCGGCTCGCCGAGGAGGGCATCCGGGCGCGGGTCGTCGACCTCTACTCGATCAAACCGATCGACTCGGAGACGTTGCGCTCCGCGGCGAACCAGACGGCCGGGCTGATCACGGTCGAGGACCACTGGCCCGAGGGAGGCCTCGGGGACGCGGTGCTGGCCGCGCTCGCCGACACCGGAACGACCGCCCCGGTGCGCAAGCTCGCCGTGTCGGTCATGCCCGGTTCCGGCAAACCGGCCGAACTGCTCGGACAGGCCGGGATCGACGCCACGGCCATCGCCGAAGCCGCCCGCGGGCTCGTACGTTGAGCCACCTCGCCTAGAGCGCGGTGCCCCAGCTCGATCGACCTGGCGGTCCCTTCCGCGGCGGTGCCGGCTGCTCGGCCCCTGCTCCGGCCCCCGGCACCGCCGCGCCACGCCGAGATCGCCCTGGCCCACCAGGACGGCGACAATGGGCGAGAATGCCCTCGCAACAAGGGCCAGCAGGTCGGTCGAAAGGCTGAACAGGAACGTGACGACGTCGATTCACCAAAGGATCGCCGAGGAGCTCGGTGCACGCGCGGAACAGGTGGCAGCTGCCGTGCAGCTGCTCGACGACGGGGCCACGGTCCCCTTCGTCGCCCGGTACCGCAAGGAGGTCACCGGCGCGCTCGACGACACACAGCTGCGCACGCTGGAGCAGCGACTGCGTTACCTGCGCGAGCTGGAGCAGCGGCGCACCACGATCCTCGAGGAGATCCGCAAGCAGGGCAAGCTCGACGACGAGCTGCACGCCCGGATCTCCGCCGCCGACTCCAAGGCGCGGCTGGAGGATCTGTACCTGCCGTTCAAACCCAAGCGCCGCACCAAGGCGCAGGTGGCGCGGGAAGCGGGGCTGGAGCCGCTCGCCGACGCGCTGCTCACCGACCCGCAGCAGGACCCGCAGACCGTGGCAGCGGACTACGTCGACTCCGAGAACGGGATCGCCGACGCCAACGCCGCGCTGACCGGGGCCCGTTCGATCCTGGTCGAGCGATTCGCCGAGGACGGCGACCTGATCGGCGAGCTGCGCGAGCGGGCCTGGGGGCGCGGGCTGCTCTCCTCCAAGGTCCGGGAGGGCGCCGAGAACAGCGGGGCGAAGTTCGCGGACTACTTCGATTTCGCCGAACCCCTGCGCACACTTCCCTCCCACCGGGTGCTGGCGCTGTTCCGCGGGGAGAAGGAGGAGATCCTCGAACTGTCCCTGGACCCGGATCCGGAGCACGAGCCCGCGCAAGGGCCCGGTGACTACGAGGCGGCCATAGCTGCCAGGTTCGGCATCAGCGACGCGGGGCGTCCGGCCGATGCCTGGCTGCGCGAGACGGTTCGCTGGGCCTGGCGCACCCGGATCATGGTCCACATCGACCTCGACCTGCGCGGCAGGCTGCGCCAGCAGGCCGAGGACGAGGCGGTCCGGATCTTCGCGGGCAATCTCCGCGACCTGCTGCTGGCCGCTCCGGCAGGCCCACGTCCCACGATCGGGCTCGATCCCGGCTACCGCACCGGTGTGAAGGTCGCGGTGGTGGACGGGACCGGCAAGCTGGTGGAAACGGCCACCATCCACCCGCACGAGCCGCAGCGGCGCTGGGACGAAGCCGTGACAACCCTGCAGCGGCTGGTCGATCAGCACCAGGCCCGGCTCATCGCCGTCGGCAACGGGACCGCTTCCAGGGAGACCGACGAGCTGGCGGCGCAAGTGGTGGCCTCCCGCGAGAACACGACCAAGGTGTCGGTCTCCGAGTCCGGTGCCTCGGTCTACTCCGCCTCGGCCTACGCCTCCAGGGAGCTTCCCGAGGTGGACGTCTCGCTGCGCGGGGCCGCCTCGATCGCCCGCAGGCTCCAGGACCCGCTGGCCGAGCTGGTCAAGATCGAGCCGAAGTCCATCGGTGTGGGCCAGTACCAGCACGACGTGTCCGAGTCGAAGCTCTCGCAGTCCCTGGACGCCGTGGTCGAGGACTGCGTCAACGCGGTCGGCGTGGACGTCAACACCGCATCGGCCCCGCTGCTGACCAGGGTTTCCGGGATCAACGCCGGGCTGGCCGAGAACATCGTCGGGCACCGCGAGGCGCACGGCCCCTTCAGTTCCAGGCAGGGGCTCAAGCAGGTGTCCCGGCTGGGCCCGAAGGCGTTCGAGCAGTGCGCGGGCTTCCTGCGCATCACCAACGGGGACGACCCGCTGGACTCCTCCAGCGTCCACCCGGAGAGCTATCCCGTGGTGCACCGCATCGTCGATTCCACCGGCGGTTCGCTGACCGAGATCATCGGCAACACGCGGCTGCTGCGCGGGCTGCGCCCCGCCGATTTCGCGGACGACTCCTTCGGGCTCCCCACGGTCACCGACATCATCTCCGAGCTGGAAAAGCCCGGCCGCGACCCGCGCCCCGAGTTCCGCACCGCCCGGTTCGCGGAAGGGGTGCACTCGCTGAACGACCTGAAGCCGGGCATGGTGCTGGAGGGCGCGGTCACCAACGTGGCCGCCTTCGGAGCCTTCGTCGACGTGGGGGTGCACCAGGACGGCCTGGTCCACGTCTCGGCCATGTCGAAGTCCTTCGTCGAGGATCCGCGCGAGGTCGCCAAACCCGGTGACGTGGTGCGCGTCAAGGTCCGGGAGGTGGACGTGGAGCGCAAGCGCATCTCCCTGACCATGCGGCTGGAGGACGAGGTCGCCGCCGGAGGCGGCGACAACGGCGCGAGCTCCGACGGCGATTCGGCCTCCGGTCGGGGATCACGTCCGCGCCGGGAGAACGGCAACGGCGCAGGCGGTGGGACCGGCAAGAACGGCAGGAGCGGAAAGGGCGGCAAGCAGGGCAAGCAGCGGGACGGCAAGCCCGCGGGGGGCCGGCAGGGCGCCCTGGCAGACGCCCTGCGGCGCGCGGGTTACGACGCGGGGTCCTGACCACCGGCCGCCTGGCCGGGGCGGAACCCGTAACCGCTGATCCTGGTGAACGGCCACTGGTGCACCGGACGGGCGAGCAGCTCTCCGGGAGGGTCGGCGAGCTCTTCCGGTGCACCGTCGAAGTGGGCGAGCACGACCACCCGGTCCTGCCCCCCGCGGTAGACGGCCGCGTCGCGGCACGAGCCGTGCTCGCTCATCTCGGCCAGGGTGCTGTCCGCCCACGCGAGCAGTTCCTCCTGCCTGCCCTCCGCGGCGCGGGCCTCCCACATGAGGGCCTCCGTCACGACGTCACCCCCTTCGCATCGGCGCGCAGCTCCGGTATCGCGGGCACCTGCGGAGCGTTGTCGATGTCGGCCCTGCTCATCCGGAACCGCTCGGGGTAGGCCTGCCTGGTGCTGCGCCGCGCCGGTTCACTGGTGCGCCAGGTGTACAGGCACAGGTCGCAGCGCAGCACCTTCCACGCCCCGGGCACGGGCGAGGTCGCGAGTTCGCTGATGTTCTCGTCGGCACAACGTGGGCACATCGTCTGCTGCCTCCGGTTTCCTCGTTCGGTGTGGTTCAGCGGTTCTCGTTGGCTCGTTCGGCGATCATCGACGACAGCTTGTCGATCCAGGCACCGGTTTCCGGGAGGTCCGTGACCGGCTGGCCGTAGCGGCCGCGGTCGTCCGGTGCCACGGGGGTGGTCGCGTCGATGACGAGCTTGTTGGTGACCCCGGGCGGCTGCGAGCCCGGGTCCAGTTCCAGCACCGACATGTTCGGCAGGTTGACCAGATCGGAAGCCGCGTTGACCTTGGTGGACAGCGCCCACATGACCTGGGGCAGGTTGAAGGGATCGACGTCCTCGTCGACGACGATGACCATCTTGCAGTAGCCGAGCCCGTGCGGGGTGGTCATGGTGCGCAGGCCGACCGAGCGGGCGAAACCGCCGTAGCGTTTCCTGGTGGACACGATCGCCAGCAGCCCGTGGGTGTACATCGCGTTGACGGCCTGCACCTCGGGGAAGTCGGCCCGCAGCTGCTGGTAGAGCGGCACGCAGGTGGCGGGGCCGATCAGGTAGTCGACCTCGGTCCACGGCATGCCGAGGTACAGCGACTCGAAGACCGGGGAGGTGCGGTAGGAGATCCGGTCCACGCGCAGCACCGTCATGCTGCGCCCGCCCGAGTAGTGTCCGGTGAACTCGCCGAACGGTCCCTCGATCTCGCGTTGGCGCCCCTCGATGACCCCTTCGAGCACGACTTCGCTGCCCCACGGGACGTCGAGCCCGGTCAGCGGGGCCTTCGTGATCGGTTCCGGGCTCCCGCGCAGCGCGCCGGCCATCTCGTACTCGGACTGCTCGTACCCGAGCGGGGTTCCGGCAACGACGGAGATCACCGGCTCGTTGCCCAGGGTGACCGCGACCGGAAGGTCCTCCCCGCGTTGTTCCGCCGCGTTGAGGTGCAGCGCGATGTCGTGCATCGGGACCGGCTGGAGTCCGAGGCGGTTGGTTCCCTTGACCTCCATCCGGTAGGTACCGACGTTCTGCTTGTCGAAGTTCTCGGGATCATCCGGGTCGCGGGAAACGACCGCGGCCTTGTCCAGGTAGAAGCCCCCGTCCCCGTCGTTGAGCCGGAACAGCGGCAGCACGTCGAACAGGTTCACGTCCGAGCTGCTGACGGAGTTCTCGGCCCACGGGGGGTCGTCCCTGCGCTCGACGGGGGCGGGGAAGTTCTCCCAACGCCGGATGAACTCCTCCACCTGCCCCCTGGTCGAGGTGTTGGGCGGCAGGTCGAACGCGATCGCGTGGTTGGCCCACGAACCGTGCGCGTTCAGCGCGATCCGGGGGTGTTCGAATCCGGTGACGTTGTCGAAGTACAGCGCCGGGGCCTGCTCCCCGAGTCGGTTGGCCGCGTTGGCCGCGGCCCCCAGGTCGGGCTCCGGGTCGACCTGCTCCTCGACGTGCAGCAGCTGTCCCTGCTGGTCGAGGGCATCGAGGTAGGAACGCAGATCGTCGTAGGGCATGTGGCGTTCTCCTGACGTACGAGCGGTGGGGTGGGGTCACGAATCCGTTCGACGCGCGGCGTTGAGCCCTTGCCAACGTCCGGCCGAGGAGCTCGACAGGCCGAACTGGTCGAGCACCCGGTTCACGACGTGGTCGACCACGTCGCCGACGACTTCCGGGTTGTTGTAGAAGGCGGGCATCGGCGGCACCAGCACGGCTCCCATGCGGGCCAGCGCGAGCATGTTCTCCAGGTGGATCTCGTTGAGCGGGGTCTCCCTGGGAACGAGGACGAGCTTGCGGTGCTCCTTGAGGGTGACGTCGGCGGCCCTACCGATGAGTCCGTCGGCGTAGCCGGTGCGTATCCCGGCGACCGTCTTCATGCTGCAGGGCAGAATCACCATGCCGTCGGTGTGAAACGATCCGGAGGAGATCGTGGCCGCCTGGTCACCGGGTCCGTGGACCTCGTCGGCCAGTTTGGTGAACTCCCGCGCTCCGTACCCGGTCTCCAGCTCGATCGTGGTTCTGGCCCACCTGCTGAGCACCAGATGCGTGTGCACGTCCGGATCGCCGCGCAGCGCCTCGAGCAGCCCCGCGGCCAATGGAGCCCCGGTGGCTCCCGTGACTCCCACCACCAACCGCATTGTCACTCCAAAAATCGTTCGTGGACGAACGTTCGTGTACATACTAGCACTGGACCGGGCAGGAACGCACGGGGTCACCTCCCGGTTCCGCGCAGCTGCCGCCCCGCTGCTGCCCCACCGAGCCGGCGACCGCCCCGAAGGCCGGACCCGCGCGGAGCGGCCACGCTGTCCGGCCTCGCACCGGGGACAATGGAAAACTCCGACAGGAGAGCGCGGGTTGCTCCGCTCGGGAGGTGGGTGCGCGCGTGGGGAACTCCGGCGGTGCCGGGTGCGCAGGCGGGTGGAGGCGACTTCGCCGCTCGTCCGCTCGTCCTGCGACCGCCCCGACCGAGCGGGTACCCGCCCGATCCGCGCGGGCTCTAAGATGCACGGGCCCCAACGACGACCGACTGCGAGAGAACACAGTGGAACTGGACGCGGCCGTCTTCCACCTGCTGCGCCGCACGCTGCAGGAGCACAACGCCAACTGGCAGGCGCAAATCCCCGAACTGACCAAACCGCAGTACGCGGTGCTGCGCGCGGTGGACGAGCACCCCGGCATCGAGCAGGCCGCCGTCGGCCAGCAGGCGGCCATCGACAAGGCCACCCTGGCCTCGCTGCTGCCGAGGCTCGAGCAGCGCGGACTGCTGTCCCGCGCCGTGGACAGCGGCGACCGCAGGCGACGCCTGCTGCACCTGACCGAGCGGGGACGGGAGGTCCTGCTGCGGGCGGATTCGGTCGCCGAGTCCGTCAACGGAGCCATGCTTGCCCGCCTGTCCGAGGCGGAGCGCGAACAGCTGCGCCACCTGCTGCGGAAACTGGCCGACGAGCAGGGCGGCTCCACCACCCCGGATCAGCAGGAGGCCCCGCCGTATTGACCCCCGGAAAAATATTGACTTCCAGTGAACTTCAAGTCATTTGATCGAACGACACCGATCCCACCACGCAGAAAGGTGCCGGCATGGACAACGGAGTGAGCTGGGCGACGATGCGGTCGCTGACCAGGGACAGTTCGGTCACCCGACAACGGCTCCCTCCCGGCCTGGCGAAACGGATACTGGCCTACGCGCGGCCCTACCTCGGCGTGATCGTGCCCTTCCTGCTCATGGTCGCGGCCACGGCCGCGCTCGGGGTGGTCACTCCCCTGCTGTTCAAGGCGATCATCGACCGCGGGGTCGTGCCGGGGCGCATGGGGGTGGTTCTCTGGCTCGCCGTGGCGGTGGCCGGGGTGGCCCTCGTCGAGGCGGTGCTGACCCTGCTGCAGCGCTGGTACTCCTCCCGCCTGGGTGAGGGACTGATCTACGAGCTGCGCCGCGACGTGTTCGACCACGTGCAGCGGATGCCGCTGGCGTTCTTCGTCCGCGCCCAGACCGGGGCGTTGACCAGCAGGCTCAACAGCGACGTCATCGGGGCGCAGCGCGCCCTGACCAGCACGCTGTCCTCCGTGGTGTCCAACGTGCTGAGCCTGGTGCTGGTCCTGGCCGCGATGTTCGCGCTGTCCTGGAAGATCACGCTGATCGCGCTGGCCCTGGTCCCGCTGTTCCTGTTCCCGGTCCGCTGGATCGGCAGGAAGCTGCAGCGCGTCACCCGCGAGCAGATGGCCGTGGACGCGGAGATGAGTTCGCTGATGACCGAGCGCTTCGGGGTCGGCGGCGCCATGCTGACCAAGCTCTACGGCAGGGCCGACGAGGAGACCGCCCAGTTCGCGGGCAAGGCCGCGCGGGTGCGGGATCTCGGCGTGCTGTCGGCCATGTACAGCCGGGTCTTCTTCGTGGGGCTGACGCTGCTGGCCGCGCTGGCCACCGCGGTGGCCTACGGCCTCGGCGGCACGCTGGTGATAAGCGGCTCGCTGCAGCTGGGCACCCTGGTGGCGCTGACCTCGCTGCTCACCCGCCTGTACGGTCCGCTGACCTCGCTGTCCAACGTCCACGTCGACGTGATGACGGCCCTGGTCAGCTTCCACCGGGTGTTCGAGGTGCTGGACCTGGAGCCGATGATCCGCGAGCGGGAGGACGCCGTCGAGCTCCCCGCCGGGACGAACAGCCTGGAGTTCGACTCGGTCTCGTTCCACTACCCCGGTTCCGACGAGGTCTCGCTGGCCTCGCTGGAATCGGTGGCGCGCCAGGAGAGCACGCCCGCGCACCAGGTCCTGCACGACGTCTCCTTCCGCGCCGATCCGGGGGAGATGATCGCGCTGGTCGGGCACTCCGGAGCGGGCAAGACCACGATCGCCCAGCTGGCGGGCAGGTTGTACGAGGTGGACTCGGGAAGCGTCCGCGTCGGCGGGTACGACGTCCGGGACGTCACCCTGGCCTCGCTGTACTCCACCATCGGCGTGGTCACCCAGGAAGCGCACCTGTTCCACGACACGATCCGCGCCAACCTCGCCTACGCGCGCCCCTCCGCCACCGACGCGGAACTCCTCGACGCGCTGCGCACCGCCCAGCTCGAGGAGCTGCTCACCGAACTGCCCGACGGGTTGGACACCGTCGTCGGCGACCGGGGATACCGCCTCTCCGGCGGGGAGAAGCAGCGCATCGCCATCGCGAGGCTGCTGCTCAAGCAACCGCCCGTCGTCGTGCTGGACGAGGCCACCGCGCACCTGGACTCGGAGTCCGAGGCCGCCGTGCAGCGGGCGCTGCGCGGGGCGCTGCACGGGCGCACCTCGCTGGTGATCGCCCACCGGCTGGCCACCATCCGCCGGGCCGACCGCATCCTGGTGATCTCGGAGGGGCGCATCGCCGAGCAGGGAACCCACACCGAGCTGCTGGAGCAGGACGGGCACTACGCCGAGCTGTACCGGACCCAGTTCGCGGACGGCGCGGAGTCCCGCGCCTCGGCAGCGGTGGACGGGGCCGGGCCGGGGCAGGTGGAGCCTGCCGAGCACTCCGGACTCGTCGAGAGCGGGGACGGCGGGCAAGCGGCGCGGCGGGGCTGACGCCCGTGCCCGCGCGGCCGGAGTCGAAGTCGAAGGCGCACCGCTTGACTCCGGCCGGAAAACTCGCCCACTCCGCGGCGGCCACCCGCGCCGCCGAGGTCTTCGCCCTGACCGGGGAAACACGTCTGATGTGGACCTGGAGCTCCTTGACCGGACCTCACCGGGAACTGGTTCCGGCCGGGAGCCTCACCGCGCGCTGCTGCCCGCCTGCGGAGCCACCCGCAGATCGGCCTCGATCCGAGCAGCCGTCTCCAGCAGCGGCGGGAGGAGCTGCTCGCGCGCCTGCTCGGGACCGGTCCTGCTGGCGTGCGAGGAGACGTTCACAGCCGCGACCACCCGGTCGGAGCGGTCCCGGACGGGGGCGGCCACCGAGCGCAGCCCCGCCTCCAGTTCCTGGTCGACGATCGCCCAGCCCTGGGAGCGGATGCGCTCCAGTTCGCGGCGCAGCTCCCCCGCGCTGGTCACGGTCTGGGGGGCCAACGGCTCCGGGCGCACGCGCTCCAGGTACTCAGCCAGCGTCTCCTCGTCGAGGCCGGCCAGCAGCACCCGCCCCATCGAGGTGGCGTAGGCCGGAAAGCGGGTGCCGATGTTGATGGTCACGGTCATGATCCGCGAAGTCGGCACCCGCGCCACGTAGACGATCTCGTCCCCGTCGAGCACCGACACCGACACCGACTCGTGCACCTGGGCGGTCAACCGCTCCAGGTGGGGTTGGGCGATCTCCGGCAGGGACAGGCTGGACAGGTAGGAGAACCCGAGTTCGAGCACCCTGGGGGTCAGCGCGAACAGCCGACCGTCGGTCCAGACGTAGCCGAGCTGCACGAGGGTGTGCAGGAAGCGACGCGTGGAGGCGCGGGAGAGGCCGGTGGTGCGGGCGACCTCGCTGAGGGTCATCTCCGGGCGCGTCTCGTCGAAGGCGCGGATCACCATGAGCCCGCGGGCCAAGGACTGCACCGGCCCCACTCCGGAGTCGGCCTCCGGCTCCATCACGCCACCCCCTCGTGGATCTCAAGCACCGCTCTGCTCGTCCTCTTCGGACAGTATTCGGTCGGCGAGCGCGAAGGCGCTGTTGGCCTTGGGCACACCGGCGTAGACGGCCACGTGCATCAGAACCTGCCTGATCGTCCCCGCGGCGACCCCGTTGCGGCGAGCCGCCCGAACGTGCATCGCGAGCTCGTCGTGGTTGCCGGTCGCCGCCAGGATCGCGAGGGTGACGCAGCTGCGGGTCGGCCGGTCCATCTCCTCCGAGGCCCAGAGCTCGCCCCAGGCGTAGCGGGTGATGAAATCCTGGAAGGGAGCGGTGAACTCCGTGGTCCGCTCGTTGGCCCGGTCGACGTGGGCGTCGCCGAGCACCTGCCTGCGAACGGCCGTTCCGGTCCCGGTCCGGTCCGGGGCGGCCCGCTCACCGGCGGCCCGATCGGCACCGACGGACATGCGCTGCTCCTCCCCCGCGAAGTGCTCGACCAGCAGGCGATCGACCTGCTCGGCCCGCTCCACATTGGCCAGGTGCGCGGCGTTTTCCAAGACTTCCAGGCGCGCACCGGCGATGCCACCGGCGATGCGTTCGGCGTGCTCGGGCGGCGTCGCCGGGTCATCATATCCCGCCACCACGAGCGCGGGAGCGGTGATCTCACCCAGCCGATCGTCCAACCCCATCGTCGCGATGGCCTCGCAGCAGCCCGCGTAGCCCTCGTCGTCGGTGGCCGAGATCATCGCACCGTACTTGGCGAACACGTCCTGCCGGGAAGCCAGCTCGGGCGTGAACCAACGCTCCAGAGCGGACCGAACCATCGCCGAGGTGCCGTTGGCCCGCACGAACTCGGCGCGCTCCCGCCAGTTGGACGCGGGGCCGAGGGCGGCGGAGGTGCACAGCAGGGCGAGCCGGTCGATCCGTTCCGGCGCGTTGCTCGCCAGCCACATGCCGGTCATCCCCCCGAGGGAGACACCGGCGAAGTGCACCCGCCCGATCTCGAGGTGGTCCAGCAGGTCGAGCACGTCACGCCCCAGCAGCTCCAGGTCGTAGGGCCCGGACGTGGCCGGGGTCCTGCCGTGACCGCGCTGGTCGTAGCGCAGCACCCGGAACCGCGCGGACAGGGCCGGCAGCTGCGCGTCCCACATCGTCCGGTCCGTGCCCAGCGAGTTGGACAGCACCAACACCGGGGCCTGCGGCGGACCGGTCAGTTCATAGTCCGGAATCACCGGTACTCGTCTCCTTCCAACTCGTGTACCTCTCCAGCGCACGGTCGACGAACTCGGCGGCCGAACCCAGATAGCCCTCCGGGTCGGTCACCTCCAGCACGGCTTGCTCGGACAGCACCGAACGCACCGTCGGGTCGTCGAGCAGCTCCGCACGCAGCCCGCCCTCGCCGTCCCCGATCCCGCTCACCAGCCCGGTGACCAGTTCCTTGGCCCTCCGTGCACCGAGTTCCGGCGCCAGGACCGCGGAGACGCGCTCGGCGAGCAGCGCCCCTCCGGTGACGTCCAGGTTGGTGCGCATGGCCGTGGTGTTCACCCGCAGGTCGGCCAGCATCTCCCTGGTCAGCGAAGCGGCGGTGCCGGTGAGCCGCAGCAGCTCCGTGAAGGGTTCCCACTCGGCCTGCCAGTCCCCCGCTCCCCGCTCGTGCTCCTGGGGCATGGCCGAGAGCAAGGTGGCGACCAGGCCGGGAACCCGGCGCGCAGCGGCCGTCACGCGGACGGCCCGGACCGGGTTCCGCTTGTGCGGCATCGCCGAGGAACCGCCGGAGCTGCCTTCGGCGAGCTCACCCAGCTCGGTCTGGGCGCCCAGCTTGACGTCCAGGGCGATCTTGCCGAGCGTTCCGGCCACGGTCCCCAGGGCGGAGGCCAGCTCGCCCGTTCTCGTGCGCTCGGTGTGCCAAGGGAGCACCGGCTCGGCCAGCCCGAGCCGCTCGGCCAGCGCGGCAGCGACCGACACCCCGCTCGTGCCCAACGTGGCCAGCGTTCCCACCGGGCCTCCGAACTGGACGGCCAGCCGCTCCCGCCGCAACCGCGCCACCGGCTCGGTCGCGTCGACCACCCCGCCGAGCCACCCCGCGGCCTTGCGCCCGAAGGTGGTCGGCAGCGCCTGCTGCAGCAGGCTCCGGCCGGTCATCACGGTGTCCCGGTGCTGCCGTGCGAGTCGCGCGCACTCGTCTGCCACACCGCGCAGCTCCTCCAGCAGCCGGTCCAGGGCCGTGCGGGCCACCAGCATGGCGGCGGTGTCCACGACGTCCTGGCTCGTGGCGCCCCGGTGCACCCAGCCGGAGACCTCCTGCGGAACCCGTTCGGTCAGATCATTGACCAGCGGGATGACCGGTGTGGCCGAGGAAGCCGCGCGCTCGGCGATCGAGTCGACGTCGAAGCCGTCCGCCGCGCACTCCCGGGCGATCCGCTCGGCGACTCCCGGGTCGAGCACTCCGACGTCGGCCTGCGCGCGGACCAGCGCGGCCTCGAACTCGAGCATGGCGGCCAGCCACGCGCGGCGGTCGGTGCACGCGGCGAATCGTTCGCTGACGAACGTGGGGGTGAACAAACCGCTCCCGTCCTCACTGGTGTTCGCTGTTCGGGTCGGCGCGGGTCCGTCGGAGCGGAGTCCGCCGCTGCCCGCGAACGGACGGACCGCTCGCGGGCAGCGACCGATCCGGCCGGAGAGCACCGGTCAGACCGCGAAGAAGACGGTCTCGTCGGCGCCCTGCAACCTGATGTCGAAGCGGAACCCCCCGTCCTCGGCAACCGCGATCAGGGTGTCGCGCCGTTGCTGGTCCACGGTGGACAGGACGGGGTCGGTGGCGTTGGCCTCCTCGTCCGGGAAGTAGATCCGGGTCACCACCCGGTCGAGCATGCCCCGGGCCAGCACGGTCACGTCGATGTGCGGGGCCTCCCACTCCCCCTCCGGGGTGGGAAGCGCACCCGGCCGGACCGTGCGGAACCAGAACTGCCCGTCCGAGTCGGTGGGGCACCGCCCGAAACCGCGTATGGAGGCGCTCGGTCCTCGCGGATCGTCCGGGTGGTCGAACCGGCCGTGCTCGT
The sequence above is a segment of the Actinopolyspora saharensis genome. Coding sequences within it:
- the pcaB gene encoding 3-carboxy-cis,cis-muconate cycloisomerase, producing the protein MFTPTFVSERFAACTDRRAWLAAMLEFEAALVRAQADVGVLDPGVAERIARECAADGFDVDSIAERAASSATPVIPLVNDLTERVPQEVSGWVHRGATSQDVVDTAAMLVARTALDRLLEELRGVADECARLARQHRDTVMTGRSLLQQALPTTFGRKAAGWLGGVVDATEPVARLRRERLAVQFGGPVGTLATLGTSGVSVAAALAERLGLAEPVLPWHTERTRTGELASALGTVAGTLGKIALDVKLGAQTELGELAEGSSGGSSAMPHKRNPVRAVRVTAAARRVPGLVATLLSAMPQEHERGAGDWQAEWEPFTELLRLTGTAASLTREMLADLRVNTTAMRTNLDVTGGALLAERVSAVLAPELGARRAKELVTGLVSGIGDGEGGLRAELLDDPTVRSVLSEQAVLEVTDPEGYLGSAAEFVDRALERYTSWKETSTGDSGL
- the pcaG gene encoding protocatechuate 3,4-dioxygenase subunit alpha, whose protein sequence is MTTEHGEPATTPSQTVGPFFALPDGLPWPDGPEIVGPETDGAFLLRGRLLDGAGETIPDGLIEMWQADEHGRFDHPDDPRGPSASIRGFGRCPTDSDGQFWFRTVRPGALPTPEGEWEAPHIDVTVLARGMLDRVVTRIYFPDEEANATDPVLSTVDQQRRDTLIAVAEDGGFRFDIRLQGADETVFFAV